Part of the Hirundo rustica isolate bHirRus1 chromosome 3, bHirRus1.pri.v3, whole genome shotgun sequence genome, TGGCCCTCCAGGTGGGTTTCAGAGATAACAAAGTCTTGTCCTGCACCTTGCCATCTTCTTTGTCAGGGAcatggaggaggaagagctccATAAATCTCTAGTTTGATGTGCATCAGTATTCCCACAGCTCCCATGTGCCCTTGAGCACCTGAGTGCCTTTAGCTTAGGCATGGAATCCTGCTCCTTCATTTCACCTCTGAAATTACGAGTCATGGAAGTAAGGATCTTCACCTCTATGTTCAGCAATTAGATAGGAAAGGGCTTGTGTCATGACACCACTACGCACAGAACAAGGCAGAGAGCTTGAGTAAGTAGGTTTTGAGTAGGAAATGGACCTGTCCTAGAAAGGAGTCAGTCCTTCAACCTAAGCAACGTATTTTTCTCTAAACAAATCAAAGTAGGAAGATATTCATGAGAGATAATATTGCAGAGGAAAAATTACAGAGATCTTTTCTTGTTTGGAGAAGAAGGGCCCCAGAGCACTAATCTTTCACCTAACATAAAtgatgtttatttattttaggaatAATTGTTTCTGACACCTAAGCTGAACATGACATATTACTAGTAAAATAAGCATGTCTCAAGATACATCATGTCAAGGCTGTTTTCATAGGTGAGCAAAGAGAGTCAAAACACAGCACCAAGGTCATATTTCCAGATGTTTGGCAGTGGATGTgagaaaggaagcaaagaactgaagcaaaagcaaagctgtCTGAAAAACACTTGGATTTTAGTACCCTTAACTTTAAAATAACACAAGAACTTAAAGAGGACATCTAAAGATAAGTCATTCTGGGGGCtcatatttgttttcatagAGATGTATATAGGGGATCTCTTGGATGCCCGTTTGGCACTGGACTAGGCTCTAagcctggagccttctcttctccaggctgaagagccCCAGCTCTCAGTCTGTTTCCATAGCAGAGGGGCTCTAGCACCAGTTTCACTTTGTCCTCCCTAGAGGGCAATGCAAGCACATTAGTCCATTGGTTGCAGTTCTGTAAAACACTTGAcgggaaaagctgctgctcttctgctctGGGTAGTACAGCAGGTGCCCTTTGGTGTCTTACACCACATTGTATGAAGTGCCCAAAATTGCTGTGCATCCGTATTCACACCCTGGATCCACTCTGGATTCCTGGAGCCAGGCACTACCTGTTGTCACTAAACAGAGATAATACCGTTCACTAATCTGCTTGAACTGGTTTTAACTCCACTGTAATGCAGAAAAACTCAGAGACAGAAATGTGGCTAAAATTTATATCCTTCATAAAAGcaagaattaaaacaaatgtctcctgagctggaaaaacTGTCATATCAAAATGACATATCaaatctttaataaaaaatCACCCATCCAGCTTCCCAGTTTTTAGGTGTTTCACTTTCAAGCAGGGCTTGAAATCACCACAAGACTGAACTTTTCAAATGCTCCAGGTTAACAACTTCAGCATTCAGATCTGAAATACACAGCAGAGGATAACAACAgcctttgctctgcttttaaaGAATTACAAATATATGTAATTCTAGATAGAATGAATAAGTATGCATTAAAAATAGaagcatatataaaaatatctgcCTGTATGAAAGAGCAGGATGCTGTTCGCAATATTACCTGATTGAAGTAATTTTGGCAAAGGTCATAGAGAGATAATCTTTTATTAGATAAACTGATAGTGCTGAGGCAAACAAGCAAGCTTTTGGACATCCAGAGCATTGTTCAGATACCACTGGAAACTTTTACTGCATGTTATAATGTAACCTGAAATGTGGTCAACTTTGAGCTCAGGGCCAGTCAAAAGAGATAGAGGACAGATACatatgatttaaaaagaaatttactctttatttttcctcctgtattattcaaaatttaaatatagTGACTAAAATCAGATGGCAACAAGGATAATGCTCCAAACTACTTTACTTAGAAAATACCTGCATATCCTCATGGCCTGTAGAGAGCTGGGACTGATAGGAAGATACAAGACACAAAGTGTAGAGcatataaaaatgaatgtttcACAGATTAGGATTCCCTGACTTGATTACTCACTTcactgccctggctgtgctttgTTGTGTGCAGACCCCACTCTTAGTTAACCATCAGAGAAGAACCAAGATCCTGAAGCTGACACTGATCAAACAGGCGATCACTCACCACTGCAGAAAAACATCTCTGCTGTTTCTGTCACCCAACACAGCCCCCCTGAACCCACATTCAAATAGTCAAGAGTGACACTGGCCCTGGGTAAGGGGATACCCAGCACATTTACATCCCtgcacctgccctgctccccagagcAGTGGCACAAAAATTccccccagcaccagcagcagcagcagcagcagcagctctatAAAGCTCCTCTTGCTCCTCATCCCTGACACTCCACCAACAGCAGGCACTGCCCTGCCTCAggcactgctgccacagcccccttggccagcacagctctgctccccagctcgCAGCATGGAAACTTGTCACTCTCCACAGCAACACAATGTCACTTCATATGGGGCCACAACTGTGGCCATCATGACCCTGGAGGTGTTTGCTGGCATGTGGATAAATGCTTTCATCgtttctgtgctttgcattgGCTGgatcaaaaagaaaaccctgaacTCAAATGAGAAgatcttgctgctgctgggctgctccaggtTTTTTGATTTGTGCTTCTCAGGGTATACAACTTCCTTTCTGTAATTTATCCCAATTACCTTTATGATCACCCCACACTTCAACTACTTACATTTTTTgcaaactttttaaattattccaaCTTGTGGTTTTCAGCCTGTCTCTGGGTTTTTTATTGCATAAAAATTGCCAATTTCAGGAACAGCTTCTTCATCTACCTGAAAGTAAAAATTGACAGGATGGTGCCCTGGCTTTTGTTGGGGTCAGTGCTTTCAGCCTTGGCTATGGGTATCATTATCTATGACATCACTGAAACTGTGCAGAGAAACAACCACACTTTCAACTGCCTCAGAAATATTTGGGAAGCAAGCATCAGAATGCATAAACAattttctattctttctttcttgctggCTTTGGATACGCTGCTTCATTCATGGTGGTCATCTTTTgtgctcttttccttctcttttctctctggagACACAAACGCAAGATGGAGACAAACTCAATGAAGGACCTCAGCACGGAAGCCCACATCAGAGCCATGAAATCAATTCTCTCCTTCTTAGTGATGTACAGCATCAACTTTGTATGTTTGATCTTGACAATAATTTATAccatgaagaatgaaaatacCATGACACTTCTTATATCCACATATCTTTGCGCTTTTCCAGGTGTTCATTCctttattctgattttcagcAATCCCAAGCTGGAAAAGGCACTGCTGAAGATTCTCTCCTGTGTGAAGTGCAAGTTTTTAATGAAGTAGGAGCTGTGATAAAAGTGGGAGCCTGTGCAAAATGTTGATCTTTCActgtagaaaagaaataattgaatTTCTAATGCAGCTCTACAGGCATTGTAGATGATACCGATGTTCACTCTTCAACATCTAGGTTAAGAAAATGTGATACATATTTATTGAGCTAAATTACTGAGAGTTAAATGCATTGTTATTGTATTTAGATTTAGTGAAATCTTTGAgatatatttttgttattaacAAAGTCATTTAGCCCTGATTGCAAGAATGAGGCCTAACCCACTGTGGGCTGAAGGGATTAATGTGAACATGAGAGCCTGATGGTGGGGTGATGGATTATCAGGCAGAGCCCCTTTACCTCTGCCTGAGCCAGGTGGAAGAGGGATGATGCTCATTAAATGTTCAGTCCCTGCCCAACTCTCACAGCGTTTGCAATCAGCACCCTTGGTATCCCTCCTTTCCATATCAGCTGGCTGCCCA contains:
- the LOC120750678 gene encoding LOW QUALITY PROTEIN: taste receptor type 2 member 9-like (The sequence of the model RefSeq protein was modified relative to this genomic sequence to represent the inferred CDS: inserted 2 bases in 2 codons) → METCHSPQQHNVTSYGATTVAIMTLEVFAGMWINAFIVSVLCIGWIKKKTLNSNEKILLLLGCSRFFDLCFSXVYNFLSVIYPNYLYDHPTLQLLTFFANFLNYSNLWFSACLWVFYCIKIANFRNSFFIYLKVKIDRMVPWLLLGSVLSALAMGIIIYDITETVQRNNHTFNCLRNIWEASIRMHKXIFYSFFLAGFGYAASFMVVIFCALFLLFSLWRHKRKMETNSMKDLSTEAHIRAMKSILSFLVMYSINFVCLILTIIYTMKNENTMTLLISTYLCAFPGVHSFILIFSNPKLEKALLKILSCVKCKFLMK